In Lolium perenne isolate Kyuss_39 chromosome 5, Kyuss_2.0, whole genome shotgun sequence, the sequence TCCCCGCGCGACCGTCTACTCGAGCGCCGCCCGTCAACTGTTTACTCGAGCGCCGCCCGGCAACCGGCTCCTCCAACACTATACTCCAACGCCTCCAGTGCTCGAGCCGCTGCTCGACCACCATGTCGTCGGAAAGGTATGCACCTCGAGAGTACAGCATCAGTTATGGGCGTTGTTAGCTAGTCATTTATTCCTGATGCGTACATCTCCTGGGCTTTCCTCATGAGCCTGGTGTTGTCTACTATATTGACATAGCATGTTCTGTCGAAATTTCACCTGGATCTTCTGATTCGTGTTAGTTCTAGCAATTCCGTGTGCCCATGAATAGATCTACTGGGCATTCCGGAAAATTTTGTGCCAGAAAACCTGTGTGTTTCTAACTGAATAGAATGAAGCACATTTCTAAACTGAGTCAATGATGAACTCTTAATTCTCTGCTAACATACGATCAGTATGACCACTTTGTGAATGACTGTTTTAGTCGCATGATATAGTTTCCATTATTGTCATTTGATGGCATTCTTATTACTGGCAGTGAAGATGAGATGGACGAATGTCATGGTGATGCATTTGGGTGGAATACGTCTGACAGCGAGTGGAATACGTCTGACAGAGAAAATATAGAGGTAAGGCTGTTATGTTCTGAACTTGTTAGACCTAGCTACTTATAATATTTGTCCATTCATGTACTTGGGATAGGAATCATGATGAACTAAATCTAATTAGCAAACTTTTTGTATTGATGATAGGAAAACAGCGATTTGATTGGGCCTCATGATTGTGGAACCATGGATGGCATGTTTAGCAATTTTGGGAAAGAAAATGAAGCGATGGATGAGTACTGGGAAATTGTCCAGATGACATTTGAAAGTGCAGAAGAATGTTACAGTTTCTATAATTCTTACGCTGAAAAGAAAGGGTTCAGCGTCAGGAAGGACATCGTGAGGCGTGAGAAAAATGTAGGAGATATTTTCTAAAGGAGATTTGTTTGCTCTAAGGAAGGGTGTCGTGATCCAGCAAAGAGGGACATCAAGGATCGAAAAAGAAGCGAAAGAGCTGAGACTCGAGAGCATTGTACGGCTGAACTGAGTATTAGACTTGATAAAGATCGCGGAATATGGTTTGTGGACAACTTTCTGGATGACCATAACCACACCTTAACAAGTCCTGATGGAACTCAGCATCTTAGATCACATAGGACAATGAAGGACTACCAGAAGTCAGAAATAATGATGTATGAATCGAAGGGCATCCGTAAGCATCGGATCATGGATGTCTTTGAGTGCACTCATGGAGATAAAGTTGGTTTCATCAAGAAGGACATATACAATTTCTTGTCTAGGTACAAGAGGTCGAGAATTGAGGATGGTGATGCAAATGCTACACTAAAGGTCTTGAAGGATAGACGGGATAAGGATCCAGAATTTTTTTTTGATTACGAAGTTGACAGTGAAGGCCGTCTAAAAACCCTGTTTTGGTGTGATGGGCAGTCCCGGATGGATTACCAATCATTTGGTGATGTTGTCGTATTTGACAGTACTTACCGGATGAACAGGTACAAGATGCCTTTTGTTCCATTTGTGGGACTGAACCACCATCGCCAGACCGTTGTATTTGGATGTGGCATTGTGTCAGATGAGAAGGTAAGCACATATAAGTGGTTGCTTCGCACCTTTTTGAGGGCAATGTGCCAGAAAAAACCAACGTCTATTATTACAGACAGTGACAATGCAATGATAAAAGCAATCCGTCAGATACTTCCTGGAACAGATCATCGTGTGTGTTCGTGGCACATTGAGAAGAATATGAAGAAACATCTTCACTTCTCATACCTCAGGTTATTTAGGTCATTTATATATGAGGTTTGCTCACCTGATGTCTTTGAGGAGAAGTGGAGAGCTTTCGTTCAGAAGTACCGAACAAACAGGAACAAGGAGTGGCTGAACAGAATGTACAAAAAGAGGAGGTTGTGGGCTGCCGCGTTTTTATGCGGCAAGTATTTCATGGGCATGAGAACTAACCAGCGAAGTGAGAGTTTAAATTCACGGCTGCACGTGCATCTTGATGGTTTCATGTCGTTGTATGATTTGGTACAACACTATGAGGTTTGTGTTTCGGAGATGCGCCGTAGAGAGTCAGAGTTGGATACTATAGCATCACAATCGTGGCCTGTAGCTGTTACAGATTGCCGCGAAATTGAAAAGGCTGCTGCACATGTCTTCAcgtttgcaaattttgagttagTTCAAGAACAGCTACATATGGTAAGCATGTTTGATGTTGGTGAGGTGATTTTGGATGGCAACCGTACAAGGTACAGGTTGATTTCAAACGTCATACCTGGGCGAGAGTTCTCTGTTGACTACACCTGTCTTGGATCTGATTCTGACATCAAATGCAACTGCCGAAAGATTGAGCGTGATGGCATACCTTGCAAGCATATTTTTCTTGTGTTAAAGCATGCTGGGATGACGGAGATACCCAAGGGTTGTGTGTTGCAGCGTGTGTC encodes:
- the LOC127298800 gene encoding protein FAR1-RELATED SEQUENCE 5, translating into MKDYQKSEIMMYESKGIRKHRIMDVFECTHGDKVGFIKKDIYNFLSRYKRSRIEDGDANATLKVLKDRRDKDPEFFFDYEVDSEGRLKTLFWCDGQSRMDYQSFGDVVVFDSTYRMNRYKMPFVPFVGLNHHRQTVVFGCGIVSDEKVSTYKWLLRTFLRAMCQKKPTSIITDSDNAMIKAIRQILPGTDHRVCSWHIEKNMKKHLHFSYLRLFRSFIYEVCSPDVFEEKWRAFVQKYRTNRNKEWLNRMYKKRRLWAAAFLCGKYFMGMRTNQRSESLNSRLHVHLDGFMSLYDLVQHYEVCVSEMRRRESELDTIASQSWPVAVTDCREIEKAAAHVFTFANFELVQEQLHMVSMFDVGEVILDGNRTRYRLISNVIPGREFSVDYTCLGSDSDIKCNCRKIERDGIPCKHIFLVLKHAGMTEIPKGCVLQRVSKNAKAGLPSVRKSDLHVWTKKQSRYHELRSLGSELFDLASGSDDAFVEVKDYLVGQISRHKSSSKPANDAPAHAGEGSRSEAAPKTRGSVLDPKCVVTKGAPKGRIKSFDEPPKPRLCSGCREPGHDIRKCPEAQPK